Part of the Lytechinus variegatus isolate NC3 chromosome 16, Lvar_3.0, whole genome shotgun sequence genome, TGTCACAAATTTTACCCCTACCTCTTCCCCTTCCCCTACCTTGGGGTGGCGGCATGTTTGAATTGTTCCTGGCTCTTGTCGCTGGAGCATGGCCAGGAACTCCTTTAGTTTACTTTTTGGGGCTCAAGAGAATTCCTTTACCCCACCCTCAGCTTCCTTTTAACCCTTCGTAACTTAGATGTAGCCATGTTGGTTTGTTAGCCGTCCCAGGTGGTGGTGCCCGACCCATCCTCGCTCTCAAATCCCCCAGCATAACGCTTGGGTGACAAGAGGACACTGCTACCAGCTCCACATCAGTGTTTTCAATGTCAGGCTGTTCATCGGGGATCACCAAAAAGCCTTTCCTCTGCatggatttgaatttcaaacTTCGCGCATGAAGGCCTCttgtcccgggggggccacttacaatgtacattgacgagtggataccatgcgcgaccaaaaaacatgtaaaaaggatgtccttttcacgatagggcacgttacgtacgaaacgtgataagggtgtcaaaaacacagaaataagggaaaaaggtatctattttgctaggaaaattacgtgtttagagtcaaatttgcgggaatgataaaacaaacttaaaatgtttcataaagaatgcccattttgccccaacacttcgtgttcagagtccgatttgcgcgagatgtaGAAGCTGGGGTCGTTCTAAACCAATtttaaggtaaagccgacgacagAAGGACCCGTAagaaaacattcctgtacttgtttaggggttcatttcagggaatatttaccaagaatattttgtttccaatacatgTTATGGGTAGGGTTTCatatgccaatacttgttaaggggtacattttcagaatatggaaattacgcgTTTATTTAGGGTGCtcttcgagaccccatggtcgcgcatggtatccattcgtgaatggaagtgggccccacCCACCGGGCCTCTTGTCCAAGTTGCTTTACACTATTCCTTACAACTTTGTATTTCCATTACACAACATTCACATGTACACATATACAATCTTGCACATGAAGAACTAATAATAACTTCGACAACtcttacatttttaaatttttcattattttatcatgtcACCTGGCTTAAAGATGGTATAGCTGATAACTCCTGTCATTGGGCTTGTATCATAAAATAATACGAAATTAAAAGACAACTCTGGACAACACTTTCCCACAACGAGACAAATAAGCAACACGCCCCTAAGCAGTCAAATTTAAATCTTCATGTATCCCACTGCCGCAGCCGAAATTAGAAattcacaacaaaaaaaatcattacaacaGTTAAGAAAGTAgttttttaatgtattgatAATAGTTTGATTAGCCACTACATTCTGTGGAGATATAGTCACACAGGCTAGGCTATATATTTTAGGTCCGATGATGACGGAGCCATCACAACTGATAACTCTGTGCAAAGAACGCTTGTTTACAGTTGTCCATGGAGGATATTGGCTCTTTCTTTCAGAATCAGCCTGTCTGGCCCATTTCCTCACCGAAAGACACACTCCAGGGTGTCTATGTCGTTCATGTTGGGAAAGACCTCTTTTGGTGCTGTAAGTAGCTCCGCACTCTAAACAACCAAATTCTTGTCTCTGGAGTGAAGGGGTACCAATTCGACCTCCACATTTCGGTACGTGGCATTCCAAGCCATGTGCTTTTCCAAAACGGGCGAGACACTGAGTGCATTCGAAAGTGATATCTCTCCTGTGTACTTCCTTAATATGTTTGTAGATAGTACCAAGGGTAATGAAGTCTTTCTTACAACAAGGACAACTGTAGACATCCTTAGTTCCCTTAATTACAATAAGACTATGGACCGGGGTCCTAAAATCTTGGTCAATTCCATTCTCTGTCTCCGATTCCTCAGACGGGGTATCGGGTGCAAGCGTTCTTTGCACCGAATCAATAAAGTACCTTTCTTGTGACTACTAATATTCTCATGTGACCCCGTCAGGACCCGGGTTTGAGCCCTTTGTCGAATCAAGTGCTTTTTCGATCTCACCTATCGTGATTGGTTTCATGAGATCTTCGTTGTTGGCCATCTTGTCTGGAGGACCATATTTCTCGATATAGACTATCTTGCTGGTCTTCGAAAACCAAGTTGTGTAAGTATGAAAGATTTCCTCTGGGTCCAGGTTACACTTTTCCCTGAACCTGTCCTCTAAAATTTGTTCCGCTACCTTCTGCGGATTTTTTCCTAAATAGTGTTTGAGTTTCGAAAAAGGTTTGCCTCCTTTTTCTACTCAAATTCGGCGCCGCTGACTGGGGTCTTCTGGGGGTGCCCGATGGTTGCCTTCTGCGAGGGAGACCTTCCCTTTCTATCGTGTTACgtgctacatgtacaagcaAGCTCGATACTCGTTGGATATCAGACTCGAGACGGGACGCAGCCCTGTCCTTTTCCTCCGGTGAGTTTGCCATTCTCAAGGTATCTAGGAGGATTGATTACTAAGGATGTAAACATCCTTAGTTCCCTTAATTACAATAAGACTATGGACCGGGGTCCTAAAATCTTGGTCAATTCCATTCTCTGCCTCCGATTCCTCAGACGGGGTATCGGGTGCAAGCGTCACAGACAATGGGAAATGGGACGTGACGGTAGGTtgcttttttgtgtgtgttttaggCAAATCCTACATTCTCGGATGCTGCGACCCAACAGCTCTAATTTGTATGTTGCATCAGAAAACATGTCTCTTTTGTGGAGTTCTAACAACCATCTCAAAAGTTTGTTTTTCGCTCCAACAATGCAGTGTGGTCATGCTCCGGTGCACCCCCAAGCTTCTGCAATTTAGACACGTCACAAAAATGTTGTGAATTATGATAGCATAGTCAACGCTATTTAATATGACTACGCCAGTACCTTTTTCAGGCttgcagatacatgtacaagtatgtcCGTATTGACCCAAAGATCACATGTGGCAATCAGACATTCATGTAGAGGGTGCAAATTGCACCATGTGTAATAGATTGCTTTTGCAAATGTTTAGACGACAGTGATAGTGAAGTGGACAATATACAATTTATACACTTCATGTAGTATCAACACAAATCTCATGTTTAATACTATGTTTGACGTTTGAACAAGCATTAAAGACTCATTGATATTGCACTTAACTATGGCAtgcatttaatttgttttcaaattgattttattttttcaagtgaTGTGTAAATTTCGATATTATTTTCTACTTCAGTATTtgaattttacttattttaacAATTATGTATTTTGATCTGCAACCTGATCCTGGTAAAATGCTTTTCAGTTGATTGGATATCTctttttaagattgattttattcataatatgcAATCAATCATGATATGAAACTATTATTGATTGCTTAGCTTTACATTGGTGCTCAATAGTGAGTGAACCCcatcagaaaatgaacatattcaatttgaaatgtgctcaagttctgccatgttttggatatttaattgtgaagtcggGCAATAACAAATATAACATTCCATAAAGTTTCTTTCTCGCAGCTTGCCGAACACTGTAGGATTcatggagcattgtggcccagtggataagtcttctgactttgaaacagagggtcgtgggttcgaatcccagccatggcgtaatttccttcagcaagaaatttatccacattgtgctgcactcgacccaggtgaggtgaatgggtacccggcaggattaattccttgaatgcatgagcgctgaaaggcagctccaGCTAGAggcggggtaataatgataacgacatgcctcggaatagaatatttctagatagatggcgctatataaatgcctattattattgtaGTCGACATTCAACCTTCGGCATTAAGGAGTGCATTTCGGGGTGAGGTTTACTAATTTTTGAGCACAATTGTATATGATAGGGTCTAAACTTTGCACCTATTCTATGAGAGCCATTCAGAGCACCTACGgcctgcatatacatgtaggtgcagtTGGCCCActtttgcaaaaatgctgtgagAAAAGAAAGTGGATAATCTTAACCATGATCTCACGGGGCTAACCGGCCATTTCAACACCACCTATAGTTCagagttaaaggacaagtccaccccaacaaaaacttgatttgaataaaaagagaaattcaacaagcataacattgaaaatctcatcaaaagcggattttaaataagaaagttatggcatttaaaagttttgcttcatttcacaaaacggttatatgcacatctcggtctgtatgcaaatgaggaactgatgacatcactcactatttttgtattttattatatgaaatattttcattttcttgtcattttcatgtgaaatgaagtttcattcctccctgaacacatggaattccattatttcaacattttgtgcttcaggcaaggagggcctaatcgtcaaatttgtaaaaattgaaatattgtataattcaaacaataaaaaacaaaagaaatagtgagtgacatcatcgactctctcatttggatgtaactggctcgttcatataactattttgttaaaaataagcgaaactttgaaatgtcataacttttttattttacatccgattttgatgaaattttcagcattgtgcttgtctgatttttctctattgattcaaatcaacatttttctgaggtggacttgacctgtgAGGAAAATTTTGCCCATGAGAAAAAGCAATACCTGGGAaccattgcataaaaaatttGCCATAAAAACTCTGGTAATGGTTTGCCAAGagttttttaatgtgtaattttcaatggcataattttgttggcctgagtttttgtttatttgccagagttttttatgGCAAGAGTTTTAATGCATCAGGTCCCGGGTTGTCCATATTTTGCATTGAACATGTATAGAAATGAACATTGGAAGAAATTAATGTGGATTGATAATGATTAAGtcaagttatttcctctttgTGAAAGACCCCAAAGAACTGCTTATTGCAGTATCTTGTTAGATAATATCTTTTACTAACACCTCTTTGGTTATATTGACTTGTTATATATGTGgatgtgtatatatttttatgacaacCTTTCTTTGtgaattatctatttaatattttttactattcaaGTGCAATGATAATGTATGTGTAAATAACTATCAATTTATGAAAAGTGATTTTATATTAGTTATATGTATATGTCTTTACTTCCACAAAATCGTTTCCTCCGAATCCACAGCATTGAAATCCTTTCGAATAATGAAATTCAGTACAAAAGCATTTAGTCTTCGGCCACTGGCAAAGATACAGATGATACTTTGCTTCCAGTACtaaaataaaagattttttttctcttatctgAAGTTGCTTTGTCTTGGGATATGATTCAGTTTTTCTGTGCGATTCTCATTAATATGAATATGTGTTTTTGTTTTAGCAGGTATCAAGGAGTTATTGCTCCACGATGCATGACactttcaagaacatagaaaatgtattgccaaatgcccttcatgacaataaacaaccaagaagtctttgtcgaaaattagtGAATCAAAACAGCCGTTTCGTTCTGGACTCTGGACTGATGACATATTTGTCATTCGTCAGCTTCGGAAcctaggacgaaactgctgtttcggttcaccaatttttgacAGACCCTctagctgttcattgtcatttgaagggccttttcaatacattttgtgttttttaatcttttattttgtgGAGCAAAAACTCCCTTATTTGTTACTGCTGGTTTGGGTTTTTGATATAACTCTCTCTACCTATTTAATGTTATGATTGAACTCAATGCAGCATATTGAAGGGATTCTTACTATTTATTGGGACTTATTGTACCCATACATCCTAAAAACATCAGTTGTTTAAAGTCGTAACTCACCTACTTTCTCTCTtgcccccttctctctcccccctTACAACACCCcttcccctcctccccccccccccctcattcttACTCCCTCTTTAACTATCTTTTGCtctatattctatttttcttccacttgtctttctattttttcataGCTCAGttaattttctctttccaaGTCAAAACTGTCATTCCcattcaaaattttcaattgTTTAATACCTGGTAATATTAAGTCCAACACCATTGTATGTAAGATATGTTTATTGTAAATCTAACTCATACGAAAAGTTACAGATATCTTATGTAATCTGAAGACATGTGAATTCAGAGTCATTAAACATTATGAAACCAAATACATTGTTTTcattgattctttgttttgaaactCATATAAACCGTGAGGTAGAAGACATATATGAAAAATAGTCATTTAATATACTCAGTGCATACAAAAATTCACTTCCCTGGTAAAGCTAGATAAGTGTCGTGACAATTTCAGATTAAGCTATTAGTTGAGCTGCAGCAGTAATGCCTAGCTCAATGGTATAGCTCCAATGTTAGACACTTGATTCTTAAACAAAGGGttgctatttcattttttatgaaaaaatgttaatattccaGCCAAAACATTTGACACCCCCCCCTGCAAAAAACTCTCgggaaataaaacatgtacatataccCATTGTGTGAAAGAGAAACAAAATCCTGTCTgtataaagaacaaaatgattGCATATACACTAAATTTCAAGTTCATGGTTTCAATTTTGCTTTGATCTGCCTTTCTTGGCATGTATTTGTTTAAGCAAAGAAATCATTTAGGAACctagaaataaataaacttcAGGAGTCAGGGATTGTGCCCATCTTAGAGTTAAGATGATCTAAAACGAATAAGTGAAAGccattaaaaatttaaaatcataaaaaatcgtTGAGGTTCATGCTCTGCCTCTCTGGAAACAAAAAGGGGCAACCTGACTGGCACAAAACCATGCTGCATTCTTAAAAGTTTCTCTTGCTTTGCACACACTTTGAAAGGATACTGCATTCTATATTTAGCttctggctttccatactttgaTTAGATCAGCCGCATCTCTTTGTGACATGGGGCCCGGATGTGTAAGATTTATAAAAGATTTGAAGGAAGAATGATATTGATGGAATTTCAGAAAGGACCCATGTTTGACCCCTGAACAGCAGTAGCTACCATGTTACCACTGCTCAACAGTCAATCAAAATCAGTGATTTCCTCAAAAGTTAGCATTAATTAAACTGCAAAGATACCATAAAGTTATATTTATGCAACAGACATTGCAGGGCTCTCATCTTTTACAAAGAAACGAGGttatctctctttcattttaaaTCAATCATTCATATCCAACAGACCTCAAGAGGAACTAATATCTCAAGATACTGTAATTAAATTGCAATTTTCTGTTTCGCAGTccatgcaatttgatttgaatcacaAATGATTATTTAACacttgaatgaaaatgattatttaaaatgaatttccaCTTCACCAGTTCTCTACATTTCTTTATTCACAATCTAgttgaaataaattgatattttctctTCTGCCGACCCTCGAGAGCTCATCCCTAAGCTCCCTCTCTCCTTTGTTCAGGGTGGAATGCATCATCAGTGTTTTACATAGCAACCGAGTTATGACGTCATTCCATTTGCTGGATGTGGAACTTAATGTGGTCCTCCATGCAAGAAGCGACGAAAAAGTAGCTGTGGTCGTGACCCTGAAATTATTCAAGAAAATCGGGACGaaattgtattttaattgaagaaaatgaaattgtgaGACAGTTTGAAATACCAGCCTTCCATCTCCTTGTCTGATtagcaagaaaaaaatactgCTCATTTCATATCTCACttagattttaaaatataaatatttacgAATATCTTGTCTGATCCTTCAGGATTTATTAAATTGATTTACTTGTAAAAATCCTAGGTTGAGAATTGGCCAGgggaatttgattttaattttttgaatTGATTTGGATTATTTGAAAAGGGTGTTGTCTTatacaccacccccccccccccgacccgAAACATACCAAAATGGAAATTGCCTATTGTGTATTCAAATcgaactttgcaagtttatttctTGATTTCAACCAGGGCCACATCCAGAATTCCTTGGGGTCCTGTCTTTCACAGAccgagttgcaattgatccaatcaaccacaactacggacggccagcaacgtcaacatctgaactgcaaattttctcaaaatgttttctagatacgATGTATAATCATGCGTTCATCGTTCTcatgaagattcagtgtgattctctgtTTACTAtggagattgtgcaaatttcctgttgaaATATTATGGTGTGGATgcatttccatacagttgagattgattggatcaatcataactctttgaaAGACGAGGGCCCAGATGTTtatgcccaagaaagatacatggtgtaccgtgaaatctACTAcactattgttcttcgccatggaaaccttcagaagttataccaaaaaagaggtcaaaggtcaccacGACAGAAGCaatactgccccccccccccgcgctaCAAAAAAAGACACCACTCACCTCACGTATATCCATGTTAAGGGTGACATTGTTACTGCCTTTGCAGACCTCGACCAGGTTCTCTGGTAGGAGTTGTTTGTCAGGAGTCCATGGATCGTTGGTCCCTTGGCTTAGGAAGATCTCTCTTGGTGGCCCGTTGTAAAGTGGAACAAGTTCACATGTGTCGTACTCCTGCAAAGTGaaatattcaaaagaaaaaaaatatgataagcATGTTACATGGGAAAGATTCAAGCGCAACTCAGGAATACCTTAATCAGAATAAGAAGTTTCTTTACTACCATGGCCGTGCGAAGCgggcagttgcccccccccccaccaaaattttgaaaacttacattaAAATTTTCACAACATTCCCCAAAAGAAGTGggcacgaaatcctttattttcaCTTCACTGCAAAAGCGCCCCAATGACATGATCAGTCGCTTTGCCCCCTGACTGTcgatttttttcagaaatttttACCCGTcctgaccaccccccccccccccagaaaaaaaatgtacgcTTAGCCTTAGGGCCATGTTTCCTTTCAATAATACATCCCTGCGCagtttgaaaatcatttttttttcatatcaaaagTACATACCTTCCATGCGTTGACATCGTTTCCAAGGTAACCCTTGAAGGCTCTCACTCCCCACGGACTGATCGAAGGATTGCAGATTGGAGCAAAGGCTGATATAGactgaaaaataaattcaaatctttcatAACTTGAAGATTTGATACTTTTATTCATGTGAATATGTATGCCCAGCAAGCTATATAGCCCACTTGTTTTTAGTCAAAGGATATTTGAACGCGAATCATATAGAAATAtgccacccccccaaaaaaaaaaattaataaagtattaggtaataatcataataataaaggaataaatggatggataaattaaataaataaacgcAACATTAAAGCTGCATCTGACATTGGTTGTTATACATTCATTCTGATATTTTCTTGCATTAAATTTTGTCTTGATGAATTCATATAAATTCAACTCTTTTTCTCACTCCAAAAAACTGTTTACACATAGCACATCTAACTCCTCGTGAGAGAGTGCATGCAAGTTCGTtaatttcctttgtcattttactcgtttatattttaacaattataataataacaatattaataacaattatattagaaataatgataataataactacataactatgataataattatgataatgataacaatagatTGCCATGATAGACTTTGGTAATTAAATATTATTACTGTTGCATATAATTGTAACTCCACCATCCAATTAaggtaattaccatggtaacgatatAATCAACATGCAATCGAAACCACAGATCCCATGGAAGTATCCAATAAATGGATGGGAAACTTACCACCGTAGTATACCACAATCAGAATGATTTGTAAATGTAACTTGAGGAATTGTgaggtgtcaatttttttttaactcggTAAAATATCCCTCATTATGAAAGTCGATTATATAGGAAAATGATTTACCTTAAAGAGATGTGGATTCTTGAGGCCAAAAATCATAGCGCCGTGTCCTCCCATGCTATAGTaattaagaaatataataatataatgataataattacagacttgaaagagagaatgaatttAGATGCACTAAAGAGGTCAAAATGGTTACGATAACAAATcacaacattttgtttttaaatagaTAATCATCACTAGATCATTATGACAGTCAATCCAAAAGCaatatatattatgaaattATTCAATAGTGGTGGGTGGGTTAAAATCGCCGGGCAAAAAAAGGCAAGATTAATGATTAAGGATTTTTTGAAAAACAgatgagatttaaaaatgattttgaaaacaaagttcTCGCAttgcgagaaaaaaaaatgaaggagatCACACTCGCGCTTTTCAAACGATGTAATAAAGTTTTGGGGGGTCTGGCATATTCTGGCAGATGTTCGTTTTTTCCTCGTGAAATTGTCTTTAATCACGTGAGCACCAAACTGACCAATCATTAAATTGAgaatactcatgaatattcatagaaTGGGATACAATCGTATTAATTACCTGTGGCCTGTAATTCCAACTTTTTCCTGATTGACGTTGAAATGCTTTACGAGGAGATCGAGAAACTGTgttgatgaaagaaataaaacataaatgaaaCAGTTTGAAGAGAATGATATTCAAAGcctggtacaaaaaaatgttaaaacgactgttttcgactcgccgtacggccgtcgTAGAGCAAATATGACTGAGGTATTACCTAAAGGTCGAATCTAAAGTTACccgatgttttgtgaaaattgttaGACAAAATATACTAAGGCTCAGGTGAACTGGATCCCCAGTGTCCCCCACCCTTCGGGAATTAATCGGGGGGGAGCTCTTTTCATGAATGTTCGGGATACGCCGGCGATTGTCCGACCGAACGCGTTAAACCTGATGTGATGGCACAAATTAGCCCCGTAATTGATCCTATTTCTCAGATAAAAAACTAAAAACAATCGGTTCAAAGTTCACGAGATGTATGTGATAGTCCTTGGCCTTTCCGTGGACCATATTATCTCCTGATTAATCGGATTGTACCCATTAAATTCATTATCTTGCATTAAGTTACATAATAAtgacaaacattaaaaatgtacAGAGCCCCTCGCTCTATTTCACATGACATTAAAGTCGCACATCTAATAAGCagtatttgttaatattctttttgCTATTATCATAAACGTAGAGTTTTTATACAACTTACAAAAATAACTTGACCAATTCCATAATCAATCTCTTTGGACGTCAGAGACTCTGagccccatttttttttttttagtagaaaAGGCACTCTTTGGAATAAAATGCAACTGAGTAAAACATTGTTCATGCCTGAATAGTTCCGCGTTTTTGGAACATTATACTAGACAACTGATACGGTTTTAACACCATATTTTGCCCTGCAAGAAactttacattgtatttttgtctAGCCGTAATAGGGCCATTTCTCCTGGATGGTCTACCTAAAcacaaaattagaaaaaaatgggaCGGAGGGGGCGGAGGACGGGCTCCACTATTTTCCACAGAAGTCGCATCTGGAAATCCTCGTCAggaaggggaaaaaatcgaCGCCTTGAAAGGGGTTACCGCCATTTTCGGAAGCTTTTCCCGCGAACATTTTCCCACAAGAAAAACTAaagaatgattttattttagagGGGGTCACCAACATTATGCCAGGAGGCAGGGGCAGGGACTGATGTATTCACGCTAGTGGATTCTAGGCTTATATACCTCTTCTGTGATGTAAGAGTACATTCTGAAGTGTTTCCTCCATTTTTCCTCCGTGGCGTCGATGTAAAAGCCAGCCCCGATACCAAATTCCCACGTGTCCTCCGCCCCTTCGATGTTTAACCCACGGGGGCTTGTGTCTGGGCACGCGACTATCATACCATACTGGGCTGCTAAACGCTGGAATCCCGATTTGATGGCCGCATTTTGTTCGTTGGCGCGCAAACCTGCAGAGAAAAGGAAATGGATATTGAATGCATTGCTCCTTTGTCTTTAAACTTATATCAATGTAAACATCGCGTCTTtatgcactattattttttaccGTGTAATCCCCCATCTCCTCGAGCtcttctctccatctctctctctctctctctctctctctatcccctTCCTCTCTATCCCCTTCCTCTTTCCATTTCAAATTGGCATCgaccatgggtgtcgat contains:
- the LOC121430412 gene encoding S-formylglutathione hydrolase-like — its product is MNGLTEVSSHKCFGGYQKFFTHESSECKAKMPFSVYIPKQAEKGKCPCLIFLAGLRANEQNAAIKSGFQRLAAQYGMIVACPDTSPRGLNIEGAEDTWEFGIGAGFYIDATEEKWRKHFRMYSYITEEFLDLLVKHFNVNQEKVGITGHSMGGHGAMIFGLKNPHLFKSISAFAPICNPSISPWGVRAFKGYLGNDVNAWKEYDTCELVPLYNGPPREIFLSQGTNDPWTPDKQLLPENLVEVCKGSNNVTLNMDIREGHDHSYFFVASCMEDHIKFHIQQME